From Ipomoea triloba cultivar NCNSP0323 chromosome 5, ASM357664v1, the proteins below share one genomic window:
- the LOC116019057 gene encoding AUGMIN subunit 4-like, protein MVKELGAGAHNLPADVTQLIDQLERHYLAPDGSLISKSTYYDLQLAREEMTKERHHYLEALAVYIEAVGMVEEYQQALSVANLGGIRDVQGHYPQIGLKNPPQVYEALEHRMVVAEAAQRLRLPMISKDGEVQDDEIEKWSILSRSSLDSSVTSVTVSSSSISTNFTTLSASGTAVAGISAPSSSASDASEPSIGGVPNRYLGITPTYLWQTQLLQSPLSMDMAEYQILLSREVGSRLDAKCDKLADVVAIDDIDPSASNQIPTARLPERVKLIIEEIEREEATLREDLYSSDRKFAEYYNVLEQILGVLIKLVKDIKLKHQHKYDELQKTWLSKRCDTMSAKLRVLEHILLLETYTPDTIPALHKIRKYLVESTEEASLAYNKAATRLREYQGVDPHFDMIARQYHDIVKKLENMRWTIQQVEMDLKRLPAHPGA, encoded by the exons ATGGTGAAGGAACTCGGCGCCGGAGCTCACAACCTGCCGGCGGATGTTACTCAGTTGATTGACCAACTAGAGCGCCACTACTTAGCTCCCGATGGTTCTCTCATTTCCAAATCCACCTACTATGATCTCCAACTC GCGAGGGAGGAGATGACGAAAGAGCGACATCACTATTTGGAAGCGTTG GCAGTTTACATAGAAGCAGTTGGGATGGTGGAAGAATATCAGCAAGCTCTTTCTGTGGCAAATCTTGGTGGTATTCGAGACGTTCAGGGCCACTACCCTCAGATTGGTTTGAAAAACCCTCCTCAG GTTTATGAAGCTCTTGAGCATCGGATGGTAGTTGCAGAAGCTGCTCAAAGGTTGAGGCTACCTATGATTTCCAAAGATGGTGAGGTTCAAGATGATGAAATTGAGAAATGGAGTATACTCTCAAGAAGTTCCCTTGACAGTTCAGTCACCAGTGTTACAGTGAGCTCCAgctcaatttcaactaatttcaCTACTCTGTCTGCAAGTGGCACTGCTGTTGCTGGAATTAGTGCTCCATCTAGTAGTGCTAGTGATGCTTCAGAACCTTCTATTGGAGGTGTTCCTAATCGGTACCTTGGAATAACACCTACTTATTTATGGCAAACTCAACTCCTGCAGTCACCACTATCCATG GACATGGCAGAATATCAGATATTGCTTTCACGTGAGGTCGGGAGTCGGTTAGATGCTAAATGTGATAAGTTAGCAGACGTTGTTGCTATAGATGACATCG ATCCATCAGCTAGTAATCAAATACCAACTGCTCGTCTTCCCGAAAG GGTAAAGTTGATAATTGAGGAGATTGAGAGAGAAGAAGCAACCTTGCGTGAAGATTTGTATTCATCAGACAGAAAATTTGCAGAATATTACAAC GTTTTGGAGCAGATACTAGGAGTGCTTATCAAGCTTGTCAAAGATATAAAGTTGAAACATCAGCATAAATAT GATGAGTTGCAAAAGACTTGGCTGAGCAAAAGATGTGATACCATGAGTGCAAAATTGAG GGTTTTAGAGCACATTCTCCTGCTTGAGACTTATACACCAGACACAATTCCTGCACTCCATAAAATAAG GAAATATTTGGTTGAATCTACAGAAGAAGCTTCACTTGCATATAATAAAGCG GCCACCCGCCTCCGTGAGTATCAGGGTGTTGATCCGCACTTTGACATGATTGCCAGACAATACCATGACATAGTCAAG AAATTGGAAAATATGCGTTGGACTATCCAGCAAGTTGAAATGGACCTGAAGCGTTTGCCCGCTCATCCTGGAGCCTGA